The Lolium rigidum isolate FL_2022 chromosome 1, APGP_CSIRO_Lrig_0.1, whole genome shotgun sequence region GCAGCTGCTGAGGGTGAAGGTGAGGGAGAACTTTTTGAGGGTCAAGGCGCGGGAGTTGGACCAGGAGGTGGGCAAgatgaagaggcgggaagagacgGGCTGGCACGTGAGGATGCTCACACAGGAGATCCGCAGGTCGCTTGACAGGCACACCGTCCTGCACACCACCATGGTCGAGCTTGCCAAGACACTGGAGCTGCAGAACTGTGCTGTGTGGATGCCCAACGAGGGCAGGACCGAGATGATCTTGACGCATCATCTGAGAGAGAGGGAGATCACTGCATCGCACAGCGGTTCCATTCCTATCGGTGACCCGGATGTGGTTGAAATCAAGGCGACGAGGGGTGCAAAAGTTCTTGGGGAGGAGTCGGCACTTGGGATCGCGAGCAGGTGCAGTCCTGCTGAAGCAGGGGCTGCTGTTGCCGCGATACGGATGCCAATGTTAAGGGTGTCGAATTTCAAAGGAGGCACTCCAGAAATGATGGAGACAAGCTATGCTATCCTAGTTCTGGTTTTACCTGAAGATGGGGGTTCCGTTGGGTGGGGCGAGCAGGAATTGGAGATTGTTGAAGTGATCGCCGATCAAGTGGCCGTTGCGCTGTCGCATGCCGCAGTACTGGAGGAGTCTCAGCTGATGCGGGAGAAGCTTGCTCAGCAGCATAGAGACTTACTGCAGGCAAAACATGAAGCGGTGATGGCAACAGAAGCTAGGAATTCCTTTCAGAGTGCCATGTATGACGGGATGCGTAGACCGATGCACTCAGTCCTTGGGCTCGTCTCGATGATGCAGCAGGAGAGTATGAATCCCGAGCAAAGGCTTGTGATGGATGCCATTGTCAAGACGACTAGTGTCGCCTcaacattgatgaatgatgtcatGCAGACATCGACGATGGATCGTGAGCATCTATCTTTGGTGAGGAGGCCATTCAGCCTGCATTCCTTGATCAAGGAAGCAGTCAGTGTCGTAAGATGTCTTTCCGGTTCCAAGGGAGTTGATTTCGAATTTCAAGTGGAGAACTCTCTTCCCGAAAGGGTCGTTGGTGATGAGAAGAGGGTTTTCCATATTGTCTTGCACATGGTAGGCACTCTACTACACCAGTGTGGTGCAGGCTGCCTTTCTTTATATGTGAACAGTTATAATGAGATGGAAGAAAGGCATAATCCTGATTGGATGCTGCGAAGAGCAAACTTGTCTGCTGGCTATGTATGCGTGAAGTTTGAGATTAGAATCAGAAAATACAAAGACAGCCTTTTTGGCTTATTGTCCAGTCAAGAGCCGAATGCTAACAGTTCGGAGATGGGCCTTAGCTTCAACATGTGCAAGAAGATTGTGCAGGTATGTAGAGAAACTCCTCATCATTTTTTTCGTTGGTAGGAAGCAAACTTGATTGACACCATTCTGTACAGTACTCATGGGTCTTGCTTATCTCCTACTACTGACAATAGTGGGTTATATTgggacatggtgttttggctcatgggtctagatgcacctattaggaaaattatattttaaattCACTTCAAAATGTCAAAGAATTCTGGCCGTACATCCAGACATTCTATGTTCACTCACAAAATTTGGCGGAGAAAAGACATTTTGTGTGTTctatgtaaaaagacaaaaaaatgtttcATGAAAACCTATTTTGAAGCACAAAAGATTGTTTTTTAGACATGCCAGTCATTTCTTCCTGAAATTTTGTGTGCGAACATAGAATATCTAAATGTACCCCCAGATTTTTTTTCCCAGaatttttgaacattttaaaatatgatttttatgcAATGAGTGCAtgtacacctatgagccaaagtgaatatccggtTACACTGCATGTTTATTCTAGATTGTATTGGTAGAGAATTACTTATTGATCCTCATGTGTTTCGTAAGTTTCTGGATTCATGTCCACCGCTTACTGTATGAGACATGGAAACATTATTAGTTGTTGGATAATATGATTGCTATGAAACGTGTTGTGACCTGCAGTTATCTTCTTTCATACAGTTATTAACCATTCAAGCTAGCATGTATAGTTACAGTTCTGTTGTTTGACGTGTATAAATATTTCAATTTGCTGATGTGAGCATTTTTGTTCTGCTGCAGATGATGAATGGTAATATTTGGTCAGTATCAGATCCAGAAGGCCTCAGAGAAACTGTCATGCTCGCTCTCCAGTTCCAGGTGCAACATGTGACTCCCATCTCTGGAGCATCCTCAGACCTCTACCGATCGTCAGCAATTCCCAATTTCAACGGACTCCACGTCCTTCTTGTGGACGGGGATGACACCAACCGAGCTGTCACCCACAAGCTCCTGGAGAAGCTCGGTTGTCGAGTGTTTTCGGTCAGTTCAGGCATCCAATGCATGACCTCCTTCGCTGGTGGCGAGTCATCATTCCAGTTGCTGATCCTCGACCTCACAATGCACACGATGGACGGGTTTGAGGTAGCCCTCGCAATCCGGAAGTTTAGGAGCAACAGCTGGCCGCCGTTGATTGTTGCCCTCGCGGCGAGCGCTGATGACAATGTCCGGGACCGATGCCAGCGATCAGGAATAAACGGTCTGCTCCAGAAACCAGTCACGCTAGCGGCTCTGGGAGACGAACTGTATAGAGTCCTTCAGCACAACTGAAAGGGCCTGAGGGTTCTCAATCTCAATAGATTGTTGTAGCTCGATTGATAGTCATATTATTATGCCAGTTTTGGTGCCATACAAATCACAAAAAACATGTGCACAAAAGGAAATGAATGTACAGGAAGATGAAGAAAAGCCTGCCTTTTTGCTGCTTGGTTCTTTTGGTGAAAGAAGGTGGGAGATTTTGAAGAGATCAAAAGGTTAGATTTTTTAGGCCTATTCATTTGTAAACGCTCTCTTAGATTATTCATCATTTATGATGTAAATCATTCAAGGCAGTATGCACATGATAGTTCAGGTTCATGAACTAGCACGCTAGAGTAGATATGGATGGGTGAATTCATTGAATGCAAAAAGTAGGCACTATTCTATTGATGCTGACTTCCTATCTTGTTGAAAGAACGAACTACAAAATCACAAATAAGCAGAGACTGTAGTGTTGATGCTGACTTCTTCAGTTTCTATCTTCTAGAAAGGAAGATAAAGAAAGTGCACTATGAATAAGTCTTAGATTTCAGTATTATGCACTGTAAGAACACCTGTCAACTCTCCAGAGCTGTCATCAGTAACCAAAGGTGAACATCCTGTAGCTAGGCATCATGGCCAAATATCCAAATTTGGTGCTGGTTCATCCATGCAATTGCGAGTGGTTGCTAGAATTATTTCCCAGTTCAGGTTCCACTATAGGATCCAAAGCAACATTCTGCTATTGTAAACTCGCAGTAATATTGTTCTTTTTCAAGGGACTACAGTGGGAGAAAACCAAGGTGATACTGTATACGACAAGTTCCTCGTTTCAATTTACACATGCATGAAATTTCTCAGTTCCTTTCTTGGTGTTGACATTTTAACCTCCTTGCCATTAAATACCATGGTACACATTTGACCATAAAATAAACCCAGCATGTAAATCCAAAGAATCGTGCCGTCATGGATTGGCATCCTTTGGCCTTAAGAGTTCCATGCACCTGGACTAGAGACAATGGTtcatcattttctttcttttcttttattatgGTTAGAGAACACTACTGATTGGACAAAGATGCTTAGGTGAAGGTTTTGGCAAATTGGACACGCTAAACAGGATAGAAGAACCACCTACTTGCAGTTTACATGACCTTCTTTACCCAATAAAGTGTGAGACTGACTTTATGTACATGCATAGTAAAAGGGAAATCCTCACTTGCATCCAAGTGACCGTATGCTGGTGTGCTTGTTGTATAATTATTTTGTTTGTTTGGAACTTTCGTAGTCTGTATTGGGGTCCAGACCTGACCAGAGATGCTAAGGCAACTGGACAGTTGAAATAAATAGCAGTAGTTCTAACAATTGCGGTTTATCAGTGGAGGTTTATGCAACGTGGCCAAACAAACTATTCTCATCGTCCTTGGCATTATCGCGGCAGTGAAGGAAGGATGTCCTTGTGTTACTATGCCTAGTTCCAATTGGTTCAACATAAATAGTAGTAGTGGTAACAGTTTATTGATTTTGCATCGCAGTTCTTCTTGATAGCGAATTTCAATGTGTTGGTAGCAGCCACTATCAATAATCAATTGCTGGCTGTGCTGCGGCAGACACGGCATGCGATCTCCTTTGCAGCTTATTGTGTTTCTCAGAGCATGTCAGCGCCTGCTTCTGGTTCAGAATAAACTCCTGTGTCAGCAGTGAAGTGTCTGCATCACCTGTTAAAAGAGATGGAATGTCTGCGAAAGAAAAGAGTTACTAGGAAATGGGGTTTGGACCGAAGTACAACGCAGTTCAGTGCCTTGTGAGTTATAGTGTTTTTTGGGCTGGTCAGATCGTTTTGCAACCATGACTAAGTACAGTGGATGATACCTTTGTGACTCCACATTTCTTGGTAGAAATGGTTGGATTTGAGATCTGAACTTGATCAACTATATATAGTTATGAGCAATTCTCCTGCACGTGAAATTTGTCAACCGTTACTTTTAGTGCATCCAGTGGCTCAAAATGGATGGTGCCTCTTGGTACTTGCATGCCCAATGACGAGCTGTCAACTAGAGGTACCAACCTGCGAGGATAACCAGGTAATTTTACCACATCTCCATCAGATTAATTAATTTGTACTGTGATAAGCttattgtttcttgtttctcttaACAATTTCCTGCAGGATGAGCATTGTAAGCATGTTGTTTACTTTTATTTTCATTCCCATTATGTATGAAAAGTATCGTTTGTCAGGTGTGTCTGATGAGATCATGCACACACTCACGGCACCATGTCATTTCCATTGGGATGTTCTTTTAGTTGCTAGCTTTTATCGATATTTTTTAGAGCCTAGCTGCATGGTGAGAGCttgtattatctcgttgttgcgcATATAAACACCTCTCACTATCCTTGTTCTGAACTTCTGATCCTGCATTTAATCATTGTGTGTTGATGGTATTACAGGCAAGTTACCGGCTCTGCCTCTCATCATCCTGGTGCATGATGGCTCTTCCTCGTCGTTGATTGGCCCGAAGAACACCTCCCGCTACACCTCTGGCATGTCCTCGGGTAACCACGGCTGCCAATCTTCCGCCGCTCGCCGCACCCACTGGTCGACTGGTCGTAGATCTCCTGAGTGGATTCATCAATAACCAAATATGGTGCTGATTTATCCGTGCAAATGCAAGTGCcttctagatttttttttgacTTCGAGCTCCATCGTAGGATTCAAAGCAACATGGCTGTTTCTGCCAAAGGTAAAACCGCATCACTTTGTACTCGTTGGTGGACAATCTGCAAGACACACGACAAGTTCCTCCTTTTTTTAATTATGTGCATGGAATTTCTTAGTTCCATCATTTGTATTGACATTTTGACCTCCTTGACATGTATTCCATGGTACACTCTTGACTAACTCGGGGTGTCATAGGTGGCCGTCCTTTTCAGCCCATAGAGTTCGATGCACAGACTGGAGACAAATGGTTAATCATTTTCCTCTTTGTAATAATTGTTGTTAGAGAATATTGCTACTACTTAGACAAAGATGCTTAGAGCATCCCCCAAAGGGCGTCCGGTAGAAGTGCTGGATTGGTCGATTGGGGCCGCTGTTGTAAGGTGTCGTGTTTGGGGATGCTAGTTTCCAGCCATGTCCCCCAAAAGcggttgttgtttttgttttgcaATTTCTAGTATTTGAACACACAGCCGTAGTCCATAGGATCTGCAAACTGAGGCCACGTACCGGTAATCTTGTTATCAAGAGTCATCCAAGTTAGGATCTTGGCATCATCGGTTCCAATTTACATGGTGGCAAAGAACTGAGCAATGATGTCCACATCAAAAGCATGGGAGAAGTTCATCAAACGGATTAAGCCAAACTCTTCACAAATGGCCTTGGCTTCACCAAAGTACTCTGCATCCATGAGAGAGAGATATTGATAGAGTGCATTGGGGCAAAGTTCGAAATGCCTTAGATGCATAGCAATCTTTGAAGATCCTCCTTTGGGTGGAGTTCTAAAAGTGAGTGTTGTCAACCCGCGGACTTCTTGGTGACAAATAGGGGTTCTTGTTCCACAAGTTGACATNNNNNNNNNNNNNNNNNNNNNNNNNNNNNNNNNNNNNNNNNNNNNNNNNNNNNNNNNNNNNNNNNNNNNNNNNNNNNNNNNNNNNNNNNNNNNNNNNNNNtttgtttcaaataaccttgctagcctaaaccttgtatcgagagggaatacttctcatgcatccaaaatccttgagccaaccactatgccatttgtgtccaccatacctacctactacatggtatttatccgccattccaaagtaaattgcttgagtgctacctttaaaattccatcattcacctttgcaatatatagctcatgggacaaatagcttaaaaactattgtggtattgaatatgtacttatgcactttatctcttattaagttgcttgttgtgcgataaccatgcttatggggacgccatcaactattctttgttgaatatcatgtgagttgctatgcatgtccgtcttgtctgaagtaagagagatctaccacctttatggttggagcatgcatattgttagagaagaactttgggccgctaactaaagccatgattcatggtggaagtttcgagttttggacatatatcctcaatctcatatgagaataataattgttgccacatgcttatgcattaaagaggagtccattatctgttgtccatgttgtcccggtatggatgtctaagttgagaataatcaaaagcgagaaatccaaaatgcgagctttctccttagacctttgtacaggcggcatggaggtactccattgtgacacttggttaaaacatgtgcattgcaaagatccggtagtccaagttaattaggacaaggtgcgggcactattagtatactatgcatgaggcttgcaacttgtaagatataatgtacataactcatatgctttattactaccgttgacaaaattgtttcatgttttcaaaataaaagctctagcacaaatatagcaatcgatgctttcctctttgaaggaccattcttttacttttatgttgagtcggttcacctatttctctccacctcaagaagcaaacacttgtgtgagctgtgcattgattcttacatacttgcatattgtacttgttatattactctatgttgacaattatccatgagatatacatgttacaagttgaaagcaaccgctgaaacttaatcttcctttgtgttgcttcaatacctttactttgatttattgctttatgagttaactcttatgcaagacttattaatacttgtcttgaagtactattcatgaaaagtctttgctttatgattcacttgtttactcatgtcattaccattgttttgatcgttgcatccactacatatgtttacaaatagtatgatcaaggttatgatggcatatcacttgagaaattatctttgttatcgttttacaccgctcgggacgagcagaactaagcttggggatgcttgatacgtctccgacgtatcgataatttcttatgttctatgccatattattgatgatacctacatgttttatgcacactttatgtcatattcgtgcattttacggaactaacctattaacaagatgtcgaagtgccggttctgttttctcgctgtttttggtttcagaaatcctagtaacgaaatattctcggaattggacgaaacgaagacccggggcctattttgccacgaactttcggaagaccgaagagcatacgaagtggggccacgaggtggcgacaccacatggcggcgcggccaagggggcccgcgccgccctatggtgtgggccccgtcgtggcccccgactctgcccttccgcctacttaaagcctccgtcgcgaaacccccgatgcgaaaaaccacgatacggaaaaccttcgcgaggcgccgccgccgccgatcccatctcggggattccggagatctcctcaggcaccctgccggagagggattcatctccggaggactctacaccgccatggtcgcctcaggagtgatgagtgagtagttcacccctggactatgggtccatagcagtagctagatggttgtcttctcctcattgtgcttcattgtcggatcttgtgagctgcctaacatgatcaagatcatctatctgtaatactctatgttgtgtttgtcgggatccgatggatagagaataccatgttatgttaattatcaagttattacatatgtgttgtttatgatcttgcatgctctcctttactagtagaggctctggccaagtttttgcttttaactccaagagggagtatttatgctcgatagtgggttcatgcctgcattgacacctgggacggtgacgaaaagttctaaggttgtgttgtcttgttgccactagggataaaacattggcgctatgtccgaggatgtagttgttgattacattacgcaccatacttaatgcaattgtgcatgttgctttgcaacttaatactggaaggggttcggacgataactctgaaggtggactttttaggcatagatgcggttggatggcggtctatgtactttgtcgtaatgcccaattaaatctcactatacttatcatgtcatgtatgtgcattgttatgccctctctatttgtcaattgcccgctgtaatttgttcacccaacatgcttttatcttatgggagagacacctctagtgagctgtggaccccggtccattcttttaatacttgaaatacaaatctgcttcgcaatacttgttttacttgttttctctgcaaacaatcatcttccacacaattcggttaatcctttgttacggcaagccggtgagattgacaacctcagctgtttcgttggggcaaagtactttggttgtgttgtgcgggttccacgttggcgcggaatctctggtgtttcgccgcactacatcccgccgccatcaaccttcaatgtgcttcttgactcctactggttcgattaaaccttggtttcttactgagggaaacttgccgctgtgcgcatcacaccttcctcttggggttcccaacggacgtgtcaactacacgcatcaataacacatgcccccctggttttggaaatgacaattccaaaatcactctgctttttcttcgtcgggtcatgtcgtggcagagcagaaccgtcgcagtatccatcatcatgatgccttgcctcctcaacttctccgcgtgacctggcaaatttttttttctttgggcaccacttcctcggaaactgttgtggcattgaatctccactatatcgcctctattttaaccgcatcctgcagttcacttcttcatccccttcgcattagcactccaaaagccctcctctgccaccatgtcttcttcctcctc contains the following coding sequences:
- the LOC124679492 gene encoding ethylene receptor 2-like; amino-acid sequence: MVGAVQPRMPFLWVLLFLLSLLPQLSAAAAADFSHCGGCDDSDGSSLWNTENILQCQKVSDFLIATAYFSIPLELLYFTTCSDLFPLKWILLQFGAFIVLCGLTHLVSVFTYGPHSFQVVLALTVGKFLTALVSFATAITLLTLIPQLLRVKVRENFLRVKARELDQEVGKMKRREETGWHVRMLTQEIRRSLDRHTVLHTTMVELAKTLELQNCAVWMPNEGRTEMILTHHLREREITASHSGSIPIGDPDVVEIKATRGAKVLGEESALGIASRCSPAEAGAAVAAIRMPMLRVSNFKGGTPEMMETSYAILVLVLPEDGGSVGWGEQELEIVEVIADQVAVALSHAAVLEESQLMREKLAQQHRDLLQAKHEAVMATEARNSFQSAMYDGMRRPMHSVLGLVSMMQQESMNPEQRLVMDAIVKTTSVASTLMNDVMQTSTMDREHLSLVRRPFSLHSLIKEAVSVVRCLSGSKGVDFEFQVENSLPERVVGDEKRVFHIVLHMVGTLLHQCGAGCLSLYVNSYNEMEERHNPDWMLRRANLSAGYVCVKFEIRIRKYKDSLFGLLSSQEPNANSSEMGLSFNMCKKIVQMMNGNIWSVSDPEGLRETVMLALQFQVQHVTPISGASSDLYRSSAIPNFNGLHVLLVDGDDTNRAVTHKLLEKLGCRVFSVSSGIQCMTSFAGGESSFQLLILDLTMHTMDGFEVALAIRKFRSNSWPPLIVALAASADDNVRDRCQRSGINGLLQKPVTLAALGDELYRVLQHN